The stretch of DNA CATAGAGCTCGAGAGGTAGTAATATTAAGTAATCCGGAGGGGGCTCCAGAGAGTATGCCATCAGACGAGTACCTTCAGGCGAAGGCCGAGGAGATATTAGCTGAGTTGAATCAGGTTTTAGTTCAATTAGCGACGCTCAGAGCTGAGTATAACTCAGTAAATGAGGCAATAAGGAGGCTCGAGAGACTCCCAGAAGTGGATGAGATATTCGAGAGGGTCGGAGTGCTCTACATAAGGAGGGACAGGGACTCCGTGCTCCTAGATCTGAAGGCGGCTAAGGAGACTCTAGAAGCTACGATAAAATCCCTTGAGAAGAAGGAGAGGGACCTCAGGGAGACTTTGAGCAGAGTAACTGGCTCTACTCAAAGTAGCTGAGCAGGTTTTCCTCGAAGTCCCCCTTCATTTTCCTAGGTATCTGAGCACCCGCTGCATACTTATGTCCCCCTCCCCTCCCTCCAACTTTAGTTGAGGCTCTCCTCAGGATCTCATTCAGATCGAAATCGCTGATCCTATTCGTGAGTCTAGCAGATACTTTCAACATATCTCCCTCTGTTTCAGCGTATCCGATGACTAGATCCACGTTCTTGATGCTCTTACTCATTATCGATGTCACTGTGCTTATGATCGTGTCCTCAGCGATACCTTCATCTATGAAAGCCACCTTCCCGACAACCCTGGGCTTGAGATCCCTCAGTAAACTTGAGAGATGTTTTTTATACTCCTGTTGGACCGATAACGCTGAGGAGAGGATCTCGCCCCTCATCCCTGCTGCTAAAAGAACTCCCAAGTATCCCCTCCCCATCCTACCGCATGCATTGAGGAGAGTCGAGAAACTCGATAAATCCCTCAGGGGTGAGCCCTTGGGCTCCATCAGATTAACATAAGTATTTCCCAGTAAGGATTTCGCCTTATCTAAGCTCTCAACTCTCTTGACCAACTCGTTCAATAGATC from Candidatus Korarchaeum sp. encodes:
- a CDS encoding prefoldin subunit, whose protein sequence is MPSDEYLQAKAEEILAELNQVLVQLATLRAEYNSVNEAIRRLERLPEVDEIFERVGVLYIRRDRDSVLLDLKAAKETLEATIKSLEKKERDLRETLSRVTGSTQSS